One Hippoglossus stenolepis isolate QCI-W04-F060 chromosome 6, HSTE1.2, whole genome shotgun sequence genomic window, AGGACGCTCCTCGGCTCTGCTCCTCGGGGAGGCTGCGCTGACGACTCGAcggcttctcctcctccactgccacACGTTCCTCTGAGCAAAGGATCACGTCGCTCAGACACTTGCCCAAACTCGGCCTGCAGGTGATTTTTTCAGGCGAATCATCCTTCgactcctctccacctccttgtTTCCCCTTCACACACTCGCCTCCTCCCGCATGTTGTTCTTTCACCAAGCGCTCCTCCTGTTCGGCCTCCTCCGCCCTGGGCAGCGTCTCAAAGGCTCCCGGCTCTATGGGACTGAGTTGATAGtagagcagagaggtggagtcTCTGAGGAGGTCGGAGGGGTTCTCCTCCTGGTGGTCAGAGATGCACAACACTGTGGCCCCGGTGGGGAACGGCCCCTGCAGGAGGACCTGCTCCACACCCGGTACCTCCGCCTGCTCCGTCAGCTCCCCTCCCAAAGCACCAGGCAGAAGGCAGAGAGGCTCTGAGAGACCTCCAGTAcccagctcctgctgcagcgCCTCCCCTTCGGCCTCCTCccgctccctcctctcctgctcctccgcGCTCTGCAGGTGCAGCACAGCCGTCTCGTTCTCTCGCTCCAGTATGTCCTCCTCAGCCAGGAGATCCTGAACCTGTCTGACCGCCTGCAGCTcgctctcctccagctcagagGACAGGTCCGGGGAAGTGGGGCACGTGGAAGTGGGGGAGGATATCGGGTCGGATTCAGCATATTGGTCCCCGGTCCCATGGATgagcagcctcctcttctccagGTCCAGCTTCATGATGGTGTGCAGGTAGTGAGTTCGCACACGGAGCGGGTTGAACTCGATGCGACCGGCTCCGTTTCCACAGCCGTCACGAGAGCAGCCGCACGGGAAAGACATTCGATCCACCTGAGGAAGGAAGCAGAGGAAGtggtttcactttcactctcatTTTGTTTGAACAATAACGTAATAGGTCAcggtgagaaagagaaaaacaaataacacacacagccttttctgttctggttttaaataaacgttaaatattgatttaataCGTTTTAGTACaaatctgcagcagaaacctTCTTTTATATGGAAATGAATCAAATTGTGCTTTATAGTTAAATCATATCTTATATATTAGATTACAATTAGATTAACAGGCCTTTTTCATGATTGTCATAGTTGGAAAAAGTGTAATTAATATCCCAACACGCTGTGACAGTGAACCAGCATGAGACTGAAGCAGCTACACAGAATTCAATCATCATTCATTTCatatctatttattattatgttcACCTTCAGCTTCACGAAGAATCttcagagggaaaataaaagcttctccACAgatgacattaaataaaaaatgattgaaGTGTGGAAAACCAGGCAGAGATTTTATCGAGCTGAGCGTTCGGACTCATCCGAGCCTCAGCAGACTGCCTCTCTtctttctgcacacacactcacactcacacacacacacacacacacacacacagtcattaccTGGCACTTGATTCCGGCCTGGCTGCAGCCGCAGTGTCGGGGGTCGCAGTACAGACGGCAGTCGCAGCCACATTCCTCCCTGGAGAGGCGGATGGCTCTGAGCTCCGCTTTCTCCCGGGCGTCTATGCGGGCGATGCCAGACGCTCGAAGGAGGGCCCGGCGGCGCTTTGTGGGCAGCGGCTGGAGGAAGAAACAGTCGTCCACCTCCACCCCGTCCACGTCCAGGTCCTCGTCTGACACGTCCTCCAGAGTCAGCAGGTCGGCCTGGGCGCACTCCACGGTGCCGTTCCTCGTCAGCTGTGGGCAACAGTCAGCGTACAACTGTGAGCTGAGGACATCACGTGGAGTGATTCCCTATTTCAACTTAAAGAGGTTTCTTATTGATTATAGATGATTAATGACTGATG contains:
- the csrnp2 gene encoding cysteine/serine-rich nuclear protein 2, yielding MEAASALSLKRRYEEVDHGSPFSTPKDSDDDISSSDSVDSCDSLNPPSSAAFTPTSILRQHKPSLGGKRVRFDVVTVYYFPRRQGFTSVPSQGGSSLGMARHHSSIRHYTLGEFAREQETSHRHTLRQHLRQEKLNARKMKLTRNGTVECAQADLLTLEDVSDEDLDVDGVEVDDCFFLQPLPTKRRRALLRASGIARIDAREKAELRAIRLSREECGCDCRLYCDPRHCGCSQAGIKCQVDRMSFPCGCSRDGCGNGAGRIEFNPLRVRTHYLHTIMKLDLEKRRLLIHGTGDQYAESDPISSPTSTCPTSPDLSSELEESELQAVRQVQDLLAEEDILERENETAVLHLQSAEEQERREREEAEGEALQQELGTGGLSEPLCLLPGALGGELTEQAEVPGVEQVLLQGPFPTGATVLCISDHQEENPSDLLRDSTSLLYYQLSPIEPGAFETLPRAEEAEQEERLVKEQHAGGGECVKGKQGGGEESKDDSPEKITCRPSLGKCLSDVILCSEERVAVEEEKPSSRQRSLPEEQSRGASCSEGELDPLPPEV